The Natrinema pellirubrum DSM 15624 region AGTGCCTGCCGTCCTCGCCGCCGTCGAAGACGACGAACCAGAACGCGCCGAGTTCCCCGCCGGAGCCGGTGACGACCGAGACGCCCTCGAGCGGCGTCGACCACTCCCCCGCCAGAAACACCGTCACGTCGATCGAATCGCGGGCACCGAACCGCTCGTAGACCCCCGTCTGGGCCCGCAACGCCGCCGGCCGCTGGAAGCCAGCGTACAGCCGGCCGGCACCGACCCGCCACGCCCGCTCTTCGATCTCGCGGGAGGTCGCGAGCAACTGGTCGCGGGTCGCGGACGCAAACAGCGTGTTCTCGAGGAAGTCGAACAGGTAAGCGGGATCGGGCCCGGCGTCGGCCAACTCCCACGGCGGATGGTCCGTCGGCGAGAGGATCGCCTCGAACCCCTCGAGCCCCAGCGCGCCCCGAAACGCGCCCTCGGCGTCCCGGACGATCACGAAGCCGGTCCCGTCGAGTAGCCCCAGCGGGCGATGTGTCACCTCGGCGGTTCGCGTCTCGAACCCGCGACGGAGCGCCGTCACGACCGACTCGTCGTCGGTGTAGATCTCGAGGGTCTTGTACCGTTGATTCACCGCCTCGAAGGCGTCTCGGAGCGACCGCATCGTCATCACTCGACGGCCCGGAGACAGTCGAGGATCGACTCCGGGATCGACGTCTCGGTGACGTCGCCGGACTCCCTGTCGAACGCGAGCAGGCCCATGTCCTCGAGCCGCGGTAGCGTCTCGTGGTACAACTGGATCCTGATCCGGTCGCGATCGGCCGGCGACGCGATCGTCCCGTCGGCGCTGGCGGCCACGCCGGCGATCACGTCCGCGAGTTCCTCGACCGCTGGCGATGGCTGCTGGTGGCAGTAGACGATCGTCGCTCGAGCGGTCGGGGACGCAAGCAGCCGGAACACGTCATCGACCGGTCGGTCGTCGACCGCCGAACTGAGCGCAAACGGATCGAGTTCGGCACGGTCGCCACCCATCGTTCTATGTGATCTATGTTAACGTCGGTCATATACTTATCCCTCGTGAGCCCCGTTACTCGGGCCCGATCTCCTCGCCCGTGCGGACGATCTCCGTTGCAGTTCCGTTCCCGACTATGGCCTCGAGGAAGAGAACGTACGCGTCGCGGCGATGCCGAACTGCACTTCGGGCAGCGACAGCGTCGTCCTCTCGCCGACGCTCTCGGTCGTTGCAAACTCACCGCCGCTTTCCCATGTTTTAATCGGGTCGTCCCCTCAGGATAGGTATGGAACGGCTCACGCCGCGAGTGCGGGTCGTCTGGCTGGCCCTTGCGCTGGTTCGGGCCGCGATCTTCGGTGGGATCGTCGTCGGTGCCGCGATCGGGGTCACCCGGACCGATCTCTGGGCGGGCGCGCCGGACGTCCTCGTGCCGGCCGCCGTCGCGATCGCCGTCGTCCTCGCTGTCCTCCGGGTCGTCGTCGCCTGGCTTCGCTACGGTGTCTGGCGGTTCGAACTCCGGGACGACGACCTCTACATCGAGCGCGGCGTCTTTACACGCGTCAGAACCGTCGTCCCCTACGTCCGGGTCCAGCACGTCGACTCCCGGCGCTCGCCGCTCGAGCGGACGACCGGGCTCGCGACGGTCGTGGTCTACACGGCCGGCTCCCGGAGTTCGGACGTCGCGATCCCCGGGCTGACGCCGGCCCGTGCGGAATCGCTTCAGGAGTCGCTTCGGGGTCTCGCGATCGAGAGCGAGGGTGAAGACGCCGTATGAGATCGCTGCATCCCGCGTCGATCGCCGTCCGCTCGCTGTCGCGGAGTCTCAACACTGGCTTCCTGTTTTTCGTCGTGGGAGTCGTCGTCTCGCCCGGCGGGAACGGGATCGATCTCCTGTCGGTGTTCGGTCTCGTCGCGGTCGGGATCGTCGTCGGCATCGTCTACGAGTTCGCCTACTACCAGCGGTTCCGGTACGACCTGACCGACGATACGTTCGACGTCACCTCCGGCGTCCTCGCGCGTCGGGACCGCGAACTCCCGCTCGGTCGGATCCAGAACGTCGACATCAGACAGAACGTCCTCGGTCGCGTCCTCGGCATCGCCGCCGTCCACATCGAGACCGCCGGCGGCGGTCAGACCGAAGTCAGCCTCGAGTACGTCTCGGAGGACGAGGCCCATCGGCTCAGGCGACAGCTCCGGCGTGGCGCGAGCGGGGGCAAACCGGCCGATGACGGCCTCGAGGCGGGCGAACTCCCCACAGCGGCCGACTCCGGCCCTGCCGACGAAGAACTCCTGTTCGAGATTCGCCCGCGGGAACTCGTGATTCTGAGCGTCTTCACCATCGACCCCGGGGCGAGTCTGCTCGGCGGTATCGCGCTGTCTTTTGCCAGCGGGTTCGATCCCGCGACGCTGATACCCGGGGATCGCATCGGCTGGCTTCCGGGCCCCGAAACGGGTCCGCTCGTCCTCGTGTGGGGCCTCCTCCTGTTCCTGCTCGCCGCCTGGGTCGTCAGCGCGGTGCTGACGTTCACCCGATACTACGGGTTCCGGCTCACCCGCGCCGACGACGAACTCTACTACGAGCGCGGACTCTTGCAGCGCTACAGCGGGACGATCCCGCTCGAGAAGGTCCAGGCGCTGACGATTTCAAAGTCGATTCCGTTCCGCTGGTTCGGGTATGCCGCCCTCAGCGTCGAGACGGCCGGCTACGCGCCCGGTCAGTCCGACTCCCGGGGCACCGAGTCCGCGATCCCGCTTGCCGATGCCGACCGGGTGAACGAACTCGCACGCGCGATCGAACCTTTCGGCCCGGTCGACCTCGAGTCGCCGCCCCGCCGTGCGCGCGAGCGGTACGCGATCCGGTACCTGCTCGTCGTCGCCGCCGTCGTCGCGATTGCGGCGCTGGTGGCGCGGTACACGGGAGTCCTCGGCCGGTGGTACCTGCTGGCCGCCCTCGCCGTCCTCGTCCCGCCCGCCGCACACCTGAAGTGGACCAGCCGGGGCTACCAGGTCGACGACCGATATTTCCTCACACGAACCGGCTTCTGGCGGCGCACCACCAAGGTCGTCCCCTACTACCGAGTACAGGCCGTCCTCCACCAGGCGACGATCTTCCAGCGCCGGCGGAACCTCGCCAGCGTCACCGCCGACACCGCGAGTTCAGCCTCGTTGCTCGGCCGGGCCGCGACCGCCCACGACATCGACGACCAACGGGGCCTCGAGCTACAGGCCGACCTCGAGGAACGACTCCAGGAACGACTGCGGGAACGCAAACGCCAGCGGACGGTCGGCCAGTGGTTCCGAGAGGCCGACGACGGGGACTCGAGCGACGAAGACAGCTGAAGCGTCTGAAAACAGAGTGTGGTGAGTTGCGATATCTGATAGCGTAGGCGTTGGAAATCGATATTCCACTTGGACCACTTTGCTAGGTTTGTATCGCGGTATTCAGTTTATTCTATTTGAATAATTGTTGTGGGCTTGCCTAATTACCAGCAGTACCGTTACGTACCCATATCTAAAAACATAAATGAAGGGGAAAGATAAATAAATCATGGGAGAGCGCCTTCACGGGAACGAATGGTTCGAGATCCGTGAGCAGGTATTGGAGCGCGATAACTGGACCTGTAGAAACTGCAGTGATGAGAGTAATTTAGTTGTCCACCATGTGGTCCCGATTAGTGACCGGGGTACGAATCGATTACAGAACCTCGTTACACTCTGTAGGGAGTGTCATCGCGCAGCCCACGGTCACCAGCAAAATACTACCGCGACTGGAAAAACTCGTTCGCCGACTCGGAGGGTGTTTTCCACCGATGAACTGTCCGACCTTTGCCGAACTATCTCACATCCACTTTCTATGGCAGTCGTCGCAACGATCTCGAAAACCGGAATTGGTATTGGCGAACTCTGCAACGTCGATATGGGCGATATAGACTTTGCCAGCGATTCAGGCATCACCACTCCGTTTGCTGGTCCGGGGATCCGAGTTCGGTATGGTGGAGATATTCCGTACAATAACCGGCGAGAACGGAGCCATGAAACAGTGGTTCCGATCGATACCGAATTAGAAGTACTTCTCCGACGCTGGATCGCGATCCGTCCTGACCCCGACCAGACGGACGCCCTCTTTCTCGAGACGAAAGGGAACTGGGGAAATCGAATCCAACCCTCGACTGTCCGGTATATATTCGAGAAAATAGGGCGAGAAAACGGCTGCTATTCTCAAAATGACCAACTGGAGAACTTCACTCCAGTTGCGTTGCGGTATTTCTTCGAAGAGCGCTTTCAGGGCCGACCACAGCATCGTGACTACATTCTCGGTCGACTTGATCGTTCGGAGATCGATCTTTCCACTCTCGAGAACGATTACCGGGCGTCTATCTTTCGACTATTCAGCGATGGTCCGTGAGCGAATAAATTCGATCG contains the following coding sequences:
- a CDS encoding PH domain-containing protein, whose protein sequence is MRSLHPASIAVRSLSRSLNTGFLFFVVGVVVSPGGNGIDLLSVFGLVAVGIVVGIVYEFAYYQRFRYDLTDDTFDVTSGVLARRDRELPLGRIQNVDIRQNVLGRVLGIAAVHIETAGGGQTEVSLEYVSEDEAHRLRRQLRRGASGGKPADDGLEAGELPTAADSGPADEELLFEIRPRELVILSVFTIDPGASLLGGIALSFASGFDPATLIPGDRIGWLPGPETGPLVLVWGLLLFLLAAWVVSAVLTFTRYYGFRLTRADDELYYERGLLQRYSGTIPLEKVQALTISKSIPFRWFGYAALSVETAGYAPGQSDSRGTESAIPLADADRVNELARAIEPFGPVDLESPPRRARERYAIRYLLVVAAVVAIAALVARYTGVLGRWYLLAALAVLVPPAAHLKWTSRGYQVDDRYFLTRTGFWRRTTKVVPYYRVQAVLHQATIFQRRRNLASVTADTASSASLLGRAATAHDIDDQRGLELQADLEERLQERLRERKRQRTVGQWFREADDGDSSDEDS
- a CDS encoding PH domain-containing protein produces the protein MERLTPRVRVVWLALALVRAAIFGGIVVGAAIGVTRTDLWAGAPDVLVPAAVAIAVVLAVLRVVVAWLRYGVWRFELRDDDLYIERGVFTRVRTVVPYVRVQHVDSRRSPLERTTGLATVVVYTAGSRSSDVAIPGLTPARAESLQESLRGLAIESEGEDAV
- a CDS encoding tyrosine-type recombinase/integrase, yielding MAVVATISKTGIGIGELCNVDMGDIDFASDSGITTPFAGPGIRVRYGGDIPYNNRRERSHETVVPIDTELEVLLRRWIAIRPDPDQTDALFLETKGNWGNRIQPSTVRYIFEKIGRENGCYSQNDQLENFTPVALRYFFEERFQGRPQHRDYILGRLDRSEIDLSTLENDYRASIFRLFSDGP
- a CDS encoding DUF7344 domain-containing protein, which produces MGGDRAELDPFALSSAVDDRPVDDVFRLLASPTARATIVYCHQQPSPAVEELADVIAGVAASADGTIASPADRDRIRIQLYHETLPRLEDMGLLAFDRESGDVTETSIPESILDCLRAVE
- a CDS encoding DICT sensory domain-containing protein — its product is MTMRSLRDAFEAVNQRYKTLEIYTDDESVVTALRRGFETRTAEVTHRPLGLLDGTGFVIVRDAEGAFRGALGLEGFEAILSPTDHPPWELADAGPDPAYLFDFLENTLFASATRDQLLATSREIEERAWRVGAGRLYAGFQRPAALRAQTGVYERFGARDSIDVTVFLAGEWSTPLEGVSVVTGSGGELGAFWFVVFDGGEDGRHCGALVAEERDPGEYAGFWTFEPSIVRELIDYLETSYDA